Genomic DNA from Methanofollis sp.:
GACGATGATCCCGACATCGCCGGCCGAGAGGTCTTCGAGGTCGACGCTCGTGAGAAAGAGATGGGTATCGGGACCCGGTTCGAGCGCTGCGACGGAAACGACATTGTTCGTGCTCTGCAGCTCGATGGTCCGCGGTTTTCCCTGTTTGAGTTCGGATATGACCCCCCCTGCTATCCCTGTCAATGCAGTCATTTTCATCGTGCATCACCCGTACATCGGAAGGTTATCTTTTTTCTGGGGCGTCTCGGCGTTCTGGACATCTTCGGCGAGTTTGTGCATCGTCGCCTCGATCTCGGCCGCCTGTTCGAGGAGAGGTTCGACATCGACGTCCAGCCCGTACAGGGTGTTTAGCACCTTCAGCGCCGCCGCCGCCGAGCGGGGGTCGGGAGTGTTCACCGTCTCACCGAGGAACCCGTAGCCAGGGAGATTCCTGATCTTGCACTCGGTGAGGATGCTCCCCGCGATCCCGGAGATGCTCCCCATCGGGAGGATGACGGTCTCGTCCCTGATCCTCTCAAGCATCTCTTCCCGGGTGGCGACGCCGAAGACCCTCTTCTCCGGTTCGTTGGTGACGATGCCCGCGATCGTGATCACTTCCTTCACGGGATACCGGGCGAGCCAGTCGATGATCCCGTTCGCGACCTCGTAGCAGATCATCGGGTGGATCGGGATGTCGGCGACGATAGCCGCCGTCTCCGCCTTCTCATAGATCCTGACCGGGACATTGATGACGCCCTTTGCCATCATGGCGACGGGCGGGAAGTATTTGCTCGTGATATTCCCGATCTGCTCGAACTCCATCTGCTCCACGAGGTATTGCAGGGCAATGCTCCCGACAAGGCCACTGCCCGGGAAGCCCATGAGGACGAGAGGGTTTTCGCCGCTCAGGGGCTTTGAAGTGATTTTTATCTCCGGTTCGGCCGACATCATCTTAAGATACACAGTCGACTAGATAAAGTACTATGCAGGAATATCCGATTAAGCGGGGGTTTAAAGACGGGCTCGGGGAGCGGATGGTCGCCTCCCTCTCGGAGTGCTTCGGCGTGGAGCCGTCGGAGAAGGACGGCCGGTACACCATCTCGTACGGCGCCCTGAAGATGCTTGCCGTCTCCCTCGGCCCGAAGGGGAGCACGGTCCTTGTGGACACGGAGTCGGACCTTGCCGCGGACGACGAGACGATCCTGGACACGAACCGCCGGTTCCGGAAGTACCTCGACGCCGTTACCGGGTACAATTCCAAGGAACGGGCGAAGAAGATGCAGAAGGCCGAGTGAACACTTCTCTCTCTCTCTCTCTCTTCTTCAATCGGTCTGGTCTCTTTAAAAAAGAGGTTTAAGAATTAATTCTGTTTCTTTTTCCAGAGATACCCGCCGACCACGATGCCTGCCCCAATGATGACGATCCCCATGATGGTCCAGGGGATGGCGGGCGTTTCTTCGCCGTCTGGTGCCGGTGTCGCGGTGGTTGTCGGCGTGACGTCGCCGCTCGCCGGGGCTCTGGCCTCGACGAAGAGGGCGAAGGTGCTGAAGTGAGATACCCGGGCGGAGACTGTCTTCTTCTCCCTGTCAACGGTGGTCTCCAGATCTTCCCATGCGCCTGTCTTCGGGTTGTACCACTTCACGGTGAGGGTGGAGATGTCTTCCTTTGCCCAGACTTCCGGCGGGATGGCGAAGGTGAGGGTGATGGCCGGGTTGAAGGTGGCGCTTGCGGGTTCGCAGATGTAGGTATAGCCTGCCGCGACAAACCCTGTCTCTCCGGTGGCCGCGGGTACTTCGGCCGGGGATGCGGGCCTGATGCTGATGCTGGTGAGGGGTGTGCCTTCTGAGGTGCGGGCCGTGGTGCCTTCAGGCACCGAGAGGGTGGCGATCCTGTCCGACGAGACGACGGCGGCGTCCCTGTCCACCGTGCCGGTGGAGGTGGTGGTCAGCGGGGTGGTGCCGACGTCCGGGGACGCCGGGGTCCTGACGTCGGGGAAGACTTCACGGGGGGACGACGGATCGCGGCCGCCACTGCCGCTACTGCCACTTCCTGTGCTGCCGCCCGGCGTGGTGCCGCCGCCTGCCTGTACGCTCAGGTCAATGTTTCCGAGTTCGCCGGGGCTGAAGACTGCGGTTTTTGCAGCTTTATTCCCGTTCACGGTGAAGGTGATGGTCTTGCCGATCACATCCCCTCCTCCCTTGACGACAAGGCGGTCGTCGTCTATTTCAACTCCACCATAGACTCCTGTGCTCTCCGTAGCGAGTTTGCCGTACGATGTACCGTCGATAAATGCTTCGATCACTGTTCCTGCTGGTGCCGGGTTTCCGTTGATGGTTACCGTCCCACTGAACTCCTGGGGGACGACCGGTGTCTCGTTGGCTGCCACGACAGTGCCGATCAGGGCTGCCATAGCGAGGATGAGCACGGTGATTGCTGTTCTGCCTTTCATCATATTCCCTCAAAAATTTAGATGCTGATGGCGGCCAGAGTGCCGCCGGTCCGCATGAAGAGCCAGTATCCCTCTCCGGGGTTGAGATCTCTCTCGTCTGTGTGCGCTCCGCTGCCCCCGTTGATGATCGAGGATTCATAGGCCTGGTCCCTGGCATCGAGGCCGATGAGGATTGCCCATGCATCTCTCACCGATACGAGTGCGTCCTTTGCGGGTGCCGGGCTGATGTCAGAGAAGCCGATGGCGTTCCATCCCGGTATGAGAGCCTTTGTGGGTGCGGTGGTGAGTTTGAGCGTGTCGAAGGTGAGGGCGACGGTCGCGGTGGTGTTGGAGTAGATCCAGATGCCGTCGAGCGGTTTGATCGGGGCACTGGTCTTGAGGACTTCCCAGCCGTTCGTGCCGTCATAGCCGAAGATCGAGTGGCCGGCACAGTCGACGCCGCCGAAGACGGCGACGGTGTCGTTGCCGGGCCCGAGGGTCCTCGGGGTGGAGACGAAGTTCCAGCCCTTGTGGAGGGTGAGGGCCATGCCTTCATCGCTTCCCGGGAGTCCGGTGAGCCTGATCGCGTCGATGCTGCCGAGCTGCTTCTCTGCGGGGACGGAAGGCCCGACGAGTTTGAGAGGCCAGTCCCCTTCTTCGAGTGGTCGGCCGCCAATCTCGTTGGCGAGGATATAACCGTTGTTGCGCTTCACGTCGGCACTCTGGAGCTCGACGTTTCTGTCGTCGGCTGTGCCTGCGATGCCGTCTGGGCCGTAGTCGATGAGGACGATTGTATAGCCGGCGTCGGCGAGGTCGTCGCGGTATGCCCCGGTCCCGTGCGACTGGCCGTCGTCGACCCATCCGCAGAGGAGCCAGAGGGGCATGCCCGACCAGATCTTCCCGTCGTCGGTCCACTCGGCGCTGTGTATGCCGCCGTTACACCCGACGCCGTGCTCGTAGTAGGTGCGGCTCATCTCTTCAGCGATCGCACCGTTGAGGGTGAGGATCCAGTCCTCTCTGGGTGCGGGCAGGATCTCGATAGTGTCGATCTTTGCGACCGACATCCCGGCCACTGAGGGTTTCTTCTCGTAGTAGTGCCAGTAGCGTTCCGGGAGGCACTCGTGCATGTCCCAGTTGCCGAAGATGCCGTCCGGGGCCATGAAGAAGAGGCGGGGGCCGTCACGGTATGCCGGGACTTCACCCTGGTATTCGGTCCACCATGCGATGATGGCTTCGCCCTGCCTGGTCGGCGGATTATAGAATGTGGAGTAGGGGAGGGCCTTCTTATATCCATCTCCCGCGGAGAGTTTGATCTCGTTGCCCTCTTCGGCACCGCCGACAAGGTTGCAGAGGTCGCGCACGGAGGTGCCTTTCACAACTTCGTTGATCTTGCCCGGGTTGGCGTTGACTGTCTCTTCGGCATCCCAGAAGTCGTAGGGTTTGCCCGGATGGGTTTCGTTCCACTCGTCGCTGAAGACCGGGCCCTGGAAGTGGAGTTCGACGCCGTTCTCCCCTCCATAAATCGGGAGGTTCTTCTTCATCCACCGCACGGTGACGGTGGTCTCGTCGGCGATGGTCCTCCCATCTTCTGCATACTTGACGATCCTGATCGTGGGGAGGTCGGCGAGGGCGATGACGGTGACGTTGGCGGTGCCCTGCACGCCGTCGCTCTCTGCGGTGAGGGTCGTGGTGCCTCCGGCGAGGGCTTCGAAGTAGCCGGTGGCGTTCACGCTTCCGACGGTGGTGTTGCTGCTCGTCCAGGTGAAGACGAGGTCTTCCATCGCCTCGCCGGTGTCGTCATACCCTGCTGCCGAGAACTGGAAGGTCTCTTTCTCTTCAAGTTCGGCGTCGGCCGGGGTGACGGCGACGGTGGTAAGCGCAGGTCCTGTGATCTCACCGTCTTTCCACTCGCCCATCATCGGGTACTCGTCCTTGTAGACGCCAAAGGACATCGGTGTGTCGCCGATGCCGTTCTTGTCGCCGTCGATGCCGGTGTATCTACTGTAGTGGTTCCCGACGTAGCCGGTGTACTCGCCGCCGCGGTAGGTGTAGGTCACCTCTTCGGGGGAGTGGTAGGTGTTGCCGGTCAGGATCTCGACAGGACCGAGGAAGGCGTTGGCCCAGATGGTGTTGTTTGCAGAATGATCTTTGATGCAGATCTCGGCTTCTCCGTTGTTCTCGCAGGTGTTGTTGTAGACGAGGTTGCCGGTGACCGTGTCGCGGAGGCTGAGGCCGCGTTTGGTGTTCTCGTGGCAGGAGTTCTCTTCGACGGTGTTGCCGGTGGCGTCGCCGCCGAGGTGGATGCCGTTGTAGCA
This window encodes:
- a CDS encoding DUF473 domain-containing protein, translating into MKMTALTGIAGGVISELKQGKPRTIELQSTNNVVSVAALEPGPDTHLFLTSVDLEDLSAGDVGIIVRVLSVNINMKRVIDYIHPVYYEERERLSARVQVSYCGNSMAKSVEIGSICRPVVVEAVKAAHYHAI
- a CDS encoding proteasome assembly chaperone family protein, which encodes MSAEPEIKITSKPLSGENPLVLMGFPGSGLVGSIALQYLVEQMEFEQIGNITSKYFPPVAMMAKGVINVPVRIYEKAETAAIVADIPIHPMICYEVANGIIDWLARYPVKEVITIAGIVTNEPEKRVFGVATREEMLERIRDETVILPMGSISGIAGSILTECKIRNLPGYGFLGETVNTPDPRSAAAALKVLNTLYGLDVDVEPLLEQAAEIEATMHKLAEDVQNAETPQKKDNLPMYG
- a CDS encoding DUF5611 family protein: MQEYPIKRGFKDGLGERMVASLSECFGVEPSEKDGRYTISYGALKMLAVSLGPKGSTVLVDTESDLAADDETILDTNRRFRKYLDAVTGYNSKERAKKMQKAE
- a CDS encoding NosD domain-containing protein, whose protein sequence is MVIFMKKTIGIFCLILLALLIAPTAATTWYLHDGDNIRDYTEISGAVDTQPGDIIFLYNGTYSHFDVQKPHLSIIGEGANLVTIDCRGGKYIGLGTEHYDADTTGTWIEGLLVTNSTFGITFSPTNPVCGSTFTRCFFDGMTESLNIRGNKTTFSHNIVRNSTAKYSAVTVDKVDCVVSDNLFINSTGSGLTLQGKGSSSNNTIVNNTFSSSSTAGLEFYKSGGDNIIYLNEFIDNAADVISTTSPAQIWNSTTPITYTYNNTAHTGYLGNFWSDYTGDDTNSDGVIDTPYVLPNGLGTDYAPLMSAHDAYAPPPEPQTRYVDDDSGADFTSISDAVAASNAGDTIVVRDGAYTENVLVDKHLVISTENGAGAVTVTAATTGKPVFDVDADGVTVEGFAVRGPTDEHVAGIEIVGFDNCIVRKNDCAGCYNGIHLGGDATGNTVEENSCHENTKRGLSLRDTVTGNLVYNNTCENNGEAEICIKDHSANNTIWANAFLGPVEILTGNTYHSPEEVTYTYRGGEYTGYVGNHYSRYTGIDGDKNGIGDTPMSFGVYKDEYPMMGEWKDGEITGPALTTVAVTPADAELEEKETFQFSAAGYDDTGEAMEDLVFTWTSSNTTVGSVNATGYFEALAGGTTTLTAESDGVQGTANVTVIALADLPTIRIVKYAEDGRTIADETTVTVRWMKKNLPIYGGENGVELHFQGPVFSDEWNETHPGKPYDFWDAEETVNANPGKINEVVKGTSVRDLCNLVGGAEEGNEIKLSAGDGYKKALPYSTFYNPPTRQGEAIIAWWTEYQGEVPAYRDGPRLFFMAPDGIFGNWDMHECLPERYWHYYEKKPSVAGMSVAKIDTIEILPAPREDWILTLNGAIAEEMSRTYYEHGVGCNGGIHSAEWTDDGKIWSGMPLWLLCGWVDDGQSHGTGAYRDDLADAGYTIVLIDYGPDGIAGTADDRNVELQSADVKRNNGYILANEIGGRPLEEGDWPLKLVGPSVPAEKQLGSIDAIRLTGLPGSDEGMALTLHKGWNFVSTPRTLGPGNDTVAVFGGVDCAGHSIFGYDGTNGWEVLKTSAPIKPLDGIWIYSNTTATVALTFDTLKLTTAPTKALIPGWNAIGFSDISPAPAKDALVSVRDAWAILIGLDARDQAYESSIINGGSGAHTDERDLNPGEGYWLFMRTGGTLAAISI